The following nucleotide sequence is from Streptomyces sp. NBC_00237.
GGAGGATTCCGCCAAGGGTCCCGGCAAAGGCCCCGCCGAGGGGGAGGCGGAGCCTGAGGGGCGGCGGCGGTGGATTCCGGCGGGGCTGCGGAGGCGGCGTGCGGGGGTACCGGTCGTCGAGGAGGCCGAGGCCGAGGGCGGGACCGAGGAGCCGGTGCGGGCCCCGCTGGTACCGCGCGGGAGCCCCTTCCTGCTGCTGGCCGCGGCCCTGCTGGTGGCGGGGGCCGTGGCCGGGAACCTGCTGCTCCTGCTGGGCGGCTGGTTCCTCACGTACGTCTCGCGCAGGCTCAGCCGCGCCGAGGCGAAGTGGGCGGCCATCGGGCTGCCCGGGGTGGTGCTGGTGGGGGGCGCGGTGTGGCTGTGGGGGCGCACGGAAGGCAAGTGGGGCGCCCCGCTGTCGCTCCAGGCGGAGGGGGCGATGGGGGAGGCGCTGACGGGCCTGTGGCCGGTGCTGATGAGGGTGGCGGCGGTGGCCTCGGCCCTCTTCGTGGTGTGGCGGGCACGGCGGATGAGCCCGTAGGGCGCCGATGGGCGTGCGGGGGTGAGTCGGGGTCCCACGACGGGTGCACCGCACCCGGAGGTGCCCGCGGCGGGCCACCCCAAGCCCTTCCTCCCCCCAAGCTCTCAACTCCGTTCGAGCAGGGGAGACCCCTCCAACGGGCCGGAGGTGCGTGACGGGCTGGAACCGGTCACCGAGCGGAACCACTCCGGGAACTCCGTCAGATCGCGGAGGACCACGTCCGCGCCCGCCTCCCGCAGGGCCTCCGCACCGTACGGACCCGTCGTCACGCCCACTGCGACCGCGTCCGCCGCCTTCGCGCCCCGGATGTCCCCCAGGTGGTCGCCCACGTACACCCGCGCCCCCTCCTCCCGGAGCGCCAGCGCCTTGCCCTCCGCCCAGACGTTGCCCGCGAGCGCGTCGACCTCGATGCCCAGGTGGGACAGGTGGAGCTTCGCGTTCGGCTCCCACTTGCCGGTGACGACCAGCACCCGGCCGCCCGCC
It contains:
- a CDS encoding HAD family hydrolase, producing MTSAPAQPAETPLSAPFAIGFDLDMTLIDSRPGIRAAYRRLSVETGVPIDADLVVTRLGPPLEQEIANWFPAERVEEIADRYRALYPSYAIEPSTALPGAREAVAAVRAAGGRVLVVTGKWEPNAKLHLSHLGIEVDALAGNVWAEGKALALREEGARVYVGDHLGDIRGAKAADAVAVGVTTGPYGAEALREAGADVVLRDLTEFPEWFRSVTGSSPSRTSGPLEGSPLLERS